TATGTGTGCTTGTGTATATGTATACAGGGCGTTTAACATGCATGACACAAATGCACAATGCCCCCCAATGTAGTTGATCGCATTGACTTCATTGTGTAACACAATTACAGCCCAATGTGATTGGTGATGTCCCCGTAGGTAGTTGAAAATCCACGTGTATAtctgttttattttccttGTCTTGGCAAAGGATCTTAATCTCCTTCAATTTTGGAGGATGTGTATCATGTCTACTCAATTAAGATGACAAATTGCTAAGCATATCTGAATTATTATCCTAGCTTCTGGAGAGAGCACTTGAAGAATGTGGTGATGATTTGGATTCAGCTATCAGAAGTTTGAATGAGCTACGTTTAAGTTCTGCTGCAGGCAAATCTCATGTAGCTTCAGAAGCAAATGTGCAACTCCAGTCACAAGGTATGAGTAGATATTTTCTTGAATTGACCACTTGAACTTGGGCTTACGTTGATGGGTGTATCCAGTTTGATTTTAACACACTCTTGCGTTCTCTTGACAAGGTTATCGTCAACCACTTTGTTTTAAGGGTTGTAGCAGAATATTCTGTGGACTTTCTACTTGCTTTTCCTAGAAAGTTTTGTCTCTGTTATGAAGCGTTTGTTTCATTCCACTGTGATTTGCTTTCAAGTAGGGAATCTATAAGTATTTGTCCTCTTGATACACGTTTTGACATTAAAGGGTGTGGATCAATATTTTGAATCAGGTTCAGCTGCAACAAATGGAGAGGTTGCAGTTACTGATGATCCATCAGGGCTAAATAACCTTCCCAAGGATGGAGCGGACTGGGTGGAGCTCGTTGTTAGAGAGATGATGAGTGCCTCCAACATGGATGATGCTAAAGCTCGTGCTTCAAGAGTGCTTGAGGCCCTGGAGAAATCCATCAGTGGATGTGCAACAGCAGAGGCAGCCCAAAGCTTTCAGCAGGTGTGATGATATCTTTAATTACTTAGTTTGCATGTCCAATGTAATTTTCTTCTGTCTAAAAACTTCCTTTTTTTCCACCACTTTTTCCTTTCCATTAGTTTTAGAAAAATGGTGGATGTTTGAGGATGGAACATTTGATAATGGCTTGTTTCTTTCTAATGGCTTAGCTGTACTTATGATTTGCCTTGATGTAGGAAAATATGATGCTGAAGGAACAATTGGAAGTTCTAATTCAGGaaaacacaattttaaagCGAGCTGTATCCACTCAGCATGAACGCCAGAAAGAGTACGAAGATAGAGGCCAGGAATTGCAGCATCTGAAGCAACTGGTGGCCCAATACCAGGAACAGTTGAGAACCCTCGAGGTTGAGCTCAGTAACCTAATA
Above is a genomic segment from Prunus dulcis chromosome 7, ALMONDv2, whole genome shotgun sequence containing:
- the LOC117635772 gene encoding uncharacterized protein LOC117635772, with the translated sequence MSAIVCGKRSSIFEENSLPSSSPPVSSSSKRIRFSSSPVRFSPPTPAPTSFASHLIDHLRSIFPDMDNQLLERALEECGDDLDSAIRSLNELRLSSAAGKSHVASEANVQLQSQGSAATNGEVAVTDDPSGLNNLPKDGADWVELVVREMMSASNMDDAKARASRVLEALEKSISGCATAEAAQSFQQENMMLKEQLEVLIQENTILKRAVSTQHERQKEYEDRGQELQHLKQLVAQYQEQLRTLEVNNYALTMHLKQAQQSSSIPGRFHPDVF